The Streptomyces sp. NBC_01275 genome has a segment encoding these proteins:
- the lhgO gene encoding L-2-hydroxyglutarate oxidase: MAEETIGVVGAGIVGLATAREIALSRPGARVVVFEKEQEVSLHQTGHNSGVVHAGIYYKPGSLKADLTVRGVSLLREYCQDRALPYREIGKLVVAVREDELGRMENLYERARNNHVPDLRRISRDEIRELEPHAGGIAALHSPRTAITDYPAIARAFAQDVLDAGGEVRLGFPVTGVTDLPGGIEVVSRQERVRVDRLILCAGLQSDAVARLAQDGREPRIVPFRGEYMLLRPEKRDLVRGLVYPVPDPRYPFLGVHFTPRVDGSVEVGPNAVLALAREGYTRTRISPRDLLGLAAYPGVWRMAAQHWRTGVKEYRGSFSAAAFMKDAKLYVPAVGVRDVVRGGAGVRAQALDRDGALVDDFRIHQVGRVTAVRNAPSPAATASMAIAEHIADAVFKHPSAS; this comes from the coding sequence ATGGCTGAGGAGACGATCGGCGTCGTGGGCGCGGGCATCGTGGGTCTGGCCACGGCCCGCGAGATCGCCCTGAGCCGCCCCGGCGCCCGGGTCGTGGTCTTCGAGAAGGAGCAGGAGGTCTCGCTCCACCAGACCGGCCACAACTCGGGCGTCGTCCACGCCGGCATCTATTACAAGCCCGGCAGCCTCAAGGCCGACCTGACGGTCCGGGGCGTGTCCCTGTTGCGGGAGTACTGCCAGGACCGCGCGCTGCCGTACCGCGAGATCGGCAAACTGGTCGTCGCGGTCCGCGAGGACGAGCTGGGCCGGATGGAGAACCTCTACGAACGGGCCAGGAACAACCACGTGCCCGACCTGAGGAGGATCTCCCGGGACGAGATCCGGGAGCTCGAGCCGCACGCCGGCGGCATCGCGGCCCTGCACTCCCCGCGCACCGCGATCACCGACTACCCGGCGATCGCCCGCGCCTTCGCCCAGGACGTCCTCGACGCCGGCGGCGAGGTGCGACTCGGCTTCCCGGTCACCGGCGTCACCGACCTGCCCGGCGGCATCGAGGTCGTCTCCCGGCAGGAGAGGGTCCGCGTGGACCGGCTGATCCTGTGCGCGGGGCTTCAGTCCGACGCCGTGGCCAGGCTCGCGCAGGACGGGCGGGAGCCGCGGATCGTCCCGTTCCGGGGCGAGTACATGCTGCTCAGGCCGGAGAAGAGGGACCTCGTGCGCGGCCTGGTCTATCCGGTGCCGGACCCGCGCTATCCCTTCCTCGGCGTCCACTTCACCCCGCGCGTCGACGGCTCGGTGGAGGTCGGCCCCAACGCGGTCCTCGCCCTGGCCAGGGAGGGCTACACCCGGACCAGGATCTCCCCACGGGACCTCCTCGGCCTCGCCGCCTACCCCGGGGTCTGGAGGATGGCGGCCCAGCACTGGCGTACCGGCGTCAAGGAGTACCGCGGCTCCTTCTCCGCGGCCGCCTTCATGAAGGACGCCAAGCTGTACGTCCCCGCGGTCGGCGTCCGGGACGTCGTGCGCGGCGGCGCGGGCGTGCGGGCCCAGGCCCTGGACCGGGACGGCGCCCTCGTGGACGACTTCCGCATCCATCAGGTGGGCCGCGTCACCGCCGTCCGCAACGCGCCGTCGCCGGCCGCGACGGCCTCCATGGCGATCGCCGAACACATCGCCGACGCGGTGTTCAAGCACCCTTCCGCAAGCTGA
- a CDS encoding thiamine pyrophosphate-dependent enzyme: MTDSNDNGPGADDRDGGDGGDGRDGGDAFVSAFNAVGADYLFCSSGSEWAPVWESLARRHRDGEPAPAYLDLTHETVAVGMATGYGLVRRRPQGVLLHAAPGLLQGSMAVHGALLAGVPMVVASSESTTYGDAPGHDPGGQWYRNLSIVGGPHGIAQPFTKWSTEAAGVHTLPTMITRAAELSWRAPAGPAYLNIPLETLLADWDGREAKPIVAPGSTHSSPEEVDPVAQLIREATNPVIVTETAGREAGGFEALVAFAEAWDIPVVEPDSAVCGNFPRTHPLHAGSDIGPWMDTADLILLVNCRAPFYPPSRRPSKARVVVIDEVPQRPHVVYQVLFADRYLEGNVANTLRQLAKRAKDLDEAAVAERRAAQEARFAAEQTGLAQAETKAREVRQAAGVDPVLVAAALRALLDGRDGIVVDETITHSRVVKRHLPTADPDSYFYVQGGLGQGIAVALGVKLAARERPVVLTIGDGAFAYNPVIPSYDAGKAYELPVLIVVFNNRVYKSMNLNHRRFYPEGAAAETGEWLGTDLHRLPRLAQFAEPFGMHTETVDTAEALAPALDRALKAVTEGTTAVVDVLVTR; this comes from the coding sequence ATGACGGACAGCAACGACAACGGCCCGGGCGCCGACGACCGTGACGGCGGTGACGGCGGTGACGGCCGCGACGGCGGGGATGCCTTCGTGTCCGCCTTCAACGCCGTCGGCGCGGACTACCTCTTCTGCTCCTCGGGGTCCGAATGGGCCCCGGTGTGGGAGTCCCTGGCCCGGCGCCACCGCGACGGAGAGCCGGCCCCGGCGTATCTGGACCTGACCCACGAGACCGTCGCCGTCGGCATGGCCACCGGCTACGGCCTCGTCAGGCGCCGGCCCCAGGGCGTCCTCCTGCACGCGGCCCCCGGTCTGCTCCAGGGCTCGATGGCGGTGCACGGCGCGCTGCTCGCGGGCGTGCCCATGGTGGTCGCCTCCTCGGAGTCGACCACCTACGGTGACGCCCCCGGGCACGACCCGGGCGGCCAGTGGTACCGCAACCTGTCGATCGTGGGCGGCCCGCACGGCATCGCCCAGCCGTTCACCAAGTGGTCGACCGAGGCGGCCGGCGTGCACACGCTGCCGACGATGATCACCCGGGCGGCGGAACTGTCCTGGCGCGCCCCGGCCGGACCGGCCTATCTGAACATCCCCCTGGAGACCCTCCTGGCGGACTGGGACGGCCGGGAGGCCAAGCCGATCGTCGCGCCGGGCTCCACGCACAGCTCGCCCGAGGAGGTCGACCCGGTCGCGCAGCTGATCCGGGAGGCGACGAACCCCGTGATCGTCACGGAGACGGCGGGGCGCGAGGCGGGCGGCTTCGAGGCCCTGGTCGCCTTCGCCGAGGCGTGGGACATCCCCGTGGTCGAGCCGGACTCGGCGGTGTGCGGCAACTTCCCGCGCACCCATCCGCTGCACGCCGGCAGCGACATCGGCCCGTGGATGGACACCGCGGACCTGATCCTCCTCGTCAACTGCCGCGCCCCCTTCTACCCGCCGTCGCGCCGCCCGTCCAAGGCGCGGGTCGTCGTCATCGACGAGGTGCCGCAGCGCCCGCACGTCGTCTACCAAGTGCTGTTCGCCGACCGGTACTTGGAGGGAAACGTCGCCAACACCCTGCGCCAGCTGGCCAAGCGGGCGAAGGACCTCGACGAGGCGGCCGTCGCCGAACGCCGGGCGGCCCAGGAGGCCCGGTTCGCCGCGGAGCAGACCGGGCTCGCCCAGGCCGAGACCAAGGCCCGCGAGGTTCGACAGGCCGCGGGCGTCGACCCGGTGCTGGTCGCCGCCGCCCTGCGCGCGCTGCTCGACGGCCGGGACGGCATCGTCGTCGACGAGACCATCACCCACAGCCGCGTCGTCAAGCGCCATCTGCCCACCGCCGACCCCGACTCGTACTTCTACGTCCAGGGCGGCCTCGGCCAGGGCATCGCCGTCGCGCTCGGCGTCAAACTCGCCGCGCGGGAGAGGCCGGTGGTCCTCACCATCGGCGACGGCGCGTTCGCCTACAACCCGGTCATCCCGTCGTACGACGCCGGCAAGGCGTACGAACTCCCGGTGCTGATCGTGGTGTTCAACAACCGGGTCTACAAGTCGATGAACCTCAACCACCGCAGGTTCTACCCCGAGGGAGCGGCCGCCGAGACCGGCGAGTGGCTCGGCACCGATCTGCACCGGCTGCCCCGACTGGCCCAGTTCGCCGAGCCGTTCGGGATGCACACCGAGACCGTCGACACGGCCGAGGCGCTGGCGCCCGCCCTCGACCGCGCCCTCAAGGCCGTGACGGAGGGCACCACCGCCGTCGTCGACGTCCTCGTCACCCGCTGA
- a CDS encoding amidohydrolase — protein sequence MFVVDTQIHIWLEETPDRPWVPGARERIRLNGHREDPFSYEEALELMDEAGVNRALILPPSWEGDRIDYALQACEAHPDRFGIMARIPQNKPEEGKAMLADFAQNPHVKGTRLTFHRPQDRNWMIDGTNDWYWPVAEELRIPTMVHAPIWKRELGEIAAKHPELKIIIDHMGIMARCVDDAIGYWVAETADLAAHPNIYVKVSALPGYSTQPFPNNNIQKYVREMVDKMGPQRCFYGTDITRLLGHGITYTDTIEQFTKHWDFTPEELEWIMGRGISEVLNWPIEG from the coding sequence ATGTTCGTCGTCGACACGCAGATCCACATCTGGCTGGAAGAGACCCCTGACCGCCCCTGGGTTCCCGGCGCCCGGGAGCGGATCCGCCTCAACGGCCACCGCGAGGACCCCTTCTCCTACGAGGAGGCCCTGGAGCTGATGGACGAGGCGGGCGTCAACCGTGCGCTGATCCTGCCGCCGTCCTGGGAGGGCGACCGCATCGACTACGCCCTTCAGGCCTGCGAGGCGCACCCCGACCGCTTCGGCATCATGGCCCGCATCCCGCAGAACAAGCCCGAAGAGGGCAAGGCGATGCTCGCGGACTTCGCGCAGAACCCGCACGTCAAGGGTACGCGGCTGACCTTCCACCGGCCCCAGGACCGCAACTGGATGATCGACGGCACCAACGACTGGTACTGGCCGGTCGCCGAGGAACTGCGCATCCCGACGATGGTCCACGCCCCGATCTGGAAGCGTGAGCTCGGCGAGATCGCCGCCAAGCACCCCGAGCTGAAGATCATCATCGACCACATGGGCATCATGGCCCGCTGCGTCGACGACGCGATCGGCTACTGGGTCGCGGAGACCGCCGACCTCGCCGCCCACCCGAACATCTACGTCAAGGTCTCGGCGCTCCCGGGCTACTCGACCCAGCCGTTCCCGAACAACAACATCCAGAAGTACGTGCGCGAGATGGTCGACAAGATGGGCCCGCAGCGCTGCTTCTACGGCACCGACATCACCCGCCTGCTGGGCCACGGCATCACCTACACCGACACCATCGAACAGTTCACCAAGCACTGGGACTTCACGCCCGAGGAGCTGGAGTGGATCATGGGCCGCGGTATCTCCGAGGTCCTGAACTGGCCGATCGAGGGCTGA
- a CDS encoding methionine synthase II (cobalamin-independent)-like protein, translated as MADTFNYRIDHHGSLVRPAELTAARAAGDPEALRAAQLRAVEEAVVLQRRLRSTVVTDGDLPREDFRSAVLAGVCGFRRTEEVGEDGLVRWVAESLPKAGGPLLADWAARLAELTVIAPKASLPSPAYLAATTFRPGLGPSSARELGEALAEIVRAEIALLVSRGVRLIQLNNPLLLGQLATDPADPGALSFEDALAVEALAVRLDERPEGVRIGVAPGWAAPAAVDRARAEQLYGAVPADRWILPFDQGADAELDLVRALPEDRDVCLGVVDATVPELEDVDTVMARIDAVGEFKDLEDAAVSPSRGFADVASRPLLNAEEQRRKFVLVETVARYCWGNEF; from the coding sequence ATGGCGGACACCTTCAACTACCGCATCGACCACCACGGCAGCCTGGTCCGCCCCGCCGAGCTCACCGCCGCCCGCGCGGCCGGCGACCCGGAGGCGCTGCGGGCGGCGCAGCTGCGGGCGGTCGAGGAGGCCGTCGTCCTCCAGCGCAGGCTGCGCTCCACCGTCGTCACCGACGGCGACCTCCCGCGGGAGGACTTCCGCAGCGCCGTCCTCGCCGGCGTCTGCGGTTTCCGGCGCACCGAGGAGGTGGGCGAGGACGGCCTGGTGCGCTGGGTCGCCGAGTCGCTCCCCAAGGCCGGCGGCCCCCTGCTCGCGGACTGGGCCGCCCGGCTCGCCGAGCTGACGGTGATCGCGCCGAAGGCGTCGCTGCCGTCCCCGGCGTACCTCGCCGCGACCACCTTCCGGCCGGGCCTCGGCCCGTCCTCGGCCCGTGAGCTCGGTGAAGCCCTCGCCGAGATCGTCCGGGCGGAGATCGCGCTGCTGGTGTCCAGGGGCGTCCGGCTGATCCAGCTGAACAACCCGCTCCTGCTGGGCCAGTTGGCCACCGACCCGGCCGACCCGGGCGCGCTCTCCTTCGAGGACGCGCTCGCCGTCGAGGCCCTGGCCGTACGGCTCGACGAGCGTCCCGAGGGGGTGCGCATAGGAGTCGCCCCCGGCTGGGCCGCCCCGGCGGCGGTGGACCGGGCGCGGGCCGAGCAGTTGTACGGGGCCGTCCCGGCCGACCGCTGGATCCTGCCGTTCGACCAGGGCGCCGACGCCGAGCTGGACCTCGTCAGGGCGCTGCCGGAGGACCGGGACGTCTGCCTGGGCGTGGTCGACGCGACCGTGCCCGAGCTGGAGGACGTCGACACGGTGATGGCCCGGATCGACGCGGTCGGCGAGTTCAAGGACCTGGAGGACGCGGCCGTGTCGCCGTCCCGGGGCTTCGCCGACGTGGCGAGCCGGCCGCTGCTGAACGCGGAGGAACAGCGCCGCAAGTTTGTCCTGGTGGAGACCGTCGCCCGCTACTGCTGGGGCAACGAGTTCTGA
- a CDS encoding aldehyde dehydrogenase, translating into MRTVETLVGGEWAASAEWIDVLDPADVRTPFARVPALTAKDVTRAFDHAERAFAVWKRTSPFERARIFTDAARLLRERVEAIAADVTAENGKTLTEATGETLKAADFLEYYAGLARQGYGTLLHDVRPHHRTHTQREPIGVILVISPWNDPLITPARKLAPLLAAGNAAVFKPATETPVSGLHFARALHDAGLPAGVLNVVTGRTAEIEEALLDDPRIVGVTFTGSNAVGNRIRRRLADRNVRFQGELGGKNASVVLRDADLPAAAKAVVAASFGQAGQRCTATSRVIVERPVYEEFTRLLVAEVETLKVGPGSDPATTLCPLSSPRQRDSVLADLAQAVEQGAVVLTGGRADVEGERAHGCYVLPTVLGDVTPETALWREEVFGPVLALRAVDGFDAAVEAVNDSAFGLAAAVFTRDLAAAYRFADEAECGQVAVNTTTTGWDVHLPFGGFRDSGTAYKEQGEEVLRFSTRVKTVAVHFGG; encoded by the coding sequence ATGCGTACCGTGGAAACCCTCGTGGGCGGGGAGTGGGCGGCGAGCGCCGAATGGATCGACGTCCTCGACCCCGCCGACGTCCGCACCCCGTTCGCCCGCGTCCCGGCCCTCACGGCCAAGGACGTGACCCGGGCCTTCGACCACGCCGAGCGCGCCTTCGCCGTCTGGAAGCGCACCAGCCCCTTCGAGCGGGCCCGGATCTTCACCGACGCGGCGCGTCTGCTCCGCGAGCGGGTCGAGGCGATCGCCGCCGACGTCACCGCCGAGAACGGCAAGACCCTCACCGAGGCGACCGGCGAGACCCTCAAGGCCGCCGACTTCCTGGAGTACTACGCCGGTCTCGCCCGCCAGGGCTACGGCACCCTTCTGCACGACGTACGGCCGCACCACCGTACGCACACCCAGCGCGAGCCGATCGGCGTGATCCTGGTGATCAGCCCGTGGAACGACCCGCTGATCACCCCCGCCCGCAAGCTCGCCCCGCTGCTCGCGGCCGGCAACGCGGCCGTGTTCAAGCCGGCCACCGAGACCCCGGTGTCCGGCCTGCACTTCGCGCGGGCCCTGCACGACGCGGGCCTGCCGGCCGGGGTCCTCAACGTGGTGACCGGCCGTACGGCAGAGATCGAGGAGGCGCTCCTGGACGACCCGCGGATCGTCGGCGTCACCTTCACCGGCTCCAACGCCGTCGGCAACCGCATCCGGCGTCGCCTCGCCGACCGAAACGTCCGCTTCCAGGGCGAGCTGGGCGGCAAGAACGCCTCCGTCGTCCTGCGGGACGCCGATCTGCCGGCCGCGGCGAAGGCCGTCGTGGCCGCCTCGTTCGGCCAGGCGGGTCAGCGCTGCACCGCCACCAGCCGGGTGATCGTCGAGCGGCCGGTGTACGAGGAGTTCACCCGGCTGCTGGTCGCCGAGGTCGAGACGCTGAAGGTCGGCCCGGGCAGCGACCCGGCGACCACCCTGTGCCCGCTCTCCAGCCCCCGGCAGCGCGACAGCGTGCTGGCCGATCTCGCACAGGCCGTCGAGCAGGGGGCCGTCGTCCTCACCGGCGGCCGGGCCGACGTCGAGGGCGAGCGCGCCCACGGCTGCTATGTGCTGCCGACCGTGCTCGGGGACGTCACCCCCGAGACGGCTCTGTGGCGCGAGGAGGTGTTCGGGCCGGTCCTCGCCCTGCGCGCGGTCGACGGCTTCGACGCGGCCGTCGAGGCCGTCAACGACTCCGCCTTCGGTCTGGCCGCCGCCGTCTTCACCCGCGACCTCGCCGCCGCGTACCGTTTCGCCGACGAGGCCGAGTGCGGGCAGGTCGCCGTCAACACGACCACCACCGGGTGGGACGTCCATCTGCCGTTCGGCGGGTTCCGCGACTCGGGAACCGCCTACAAGGAGCAGGGCGAGGAAGTCCTGCGGTTCTCCACGCGGGTCAAGACGGTCGCCGTGCACTTCGGTGGCTGA
- a CDS encoding putative quinol monooxygenase — MAYAVVAHYRCEPADEATVRAALLEVREHTRAEPANEAYEVHSVADEAGGFLLYERYADRAGFDAHKAAEHFQELIVAAVWPLLTDRTVTFAEVL; from the coding sequence ATGGCCTATGCAGTCGTCGCCCACTACCGCTGCGAGCCCGCCGACGAGGCCACCGTGCGCGCCGCGCTGCTCGAGGTACGCGAGCACACCCGCGCCGAGCCCGCGAACGAGGCGTACGAGGTGCACTCCGTGGCGGACGAGGCGGGCGGCTTCCTGCTCTACGAGCGGTACGCCGACCGGGCCGGATTCGACGCGCACAAGGCGGCCGAGCACTTCCAGGAGCTGATCGTGGCTGCGGTGTGGCCGCTGCTGACGGACCGGACGGTGACGTTCGCAGAGGTGCTGTAG
- a CDS encoding alpha/beta hydrolase, protein MSLLARPAVAARAAKTMQGLTRLASRRSDGPGSTTAWQSRLPEYPREVRELTVPTSVAPAPVTVHAPPAGTPTPAPVHVNFHGGGYVISAPEIDDALCRFLAAEAGVVVVNVKYVVAPQHPFPAPPTQAFEVVRWVAEHGAEHGWDGDRLTVGGQSAGGGLTAAVARQALEQGGPSIALQVLHYPPLDLSTSAKDKKAAVAKPMLRPWMGDMFDTSYVPDKSERAHPLVSPAGAADTTDLTGIAPALVITAEYDLLRNEATRYAERLAAVGALVEHHDVVGADHGYDTKDDERARVTYALIARHIRKATADAGAPDAP, encoded by the coding sequence ATGTCCCTCCTGGCCAGACCGGCGGTGGCCGCCCGTGCCGCCAAGACGATGCAGGGGCTCACCCGACTGGCGAGCCGCAGGTCCGACGGCCCCGGCTCGACGACCGCCTGGCAGTCCCGTCTCCCGGAGTACCCGCGTGAGGTGCGCGAGCTGACGGTGCCGACCTCCGTCGCCCCGGCGCCGGTCACCGTCCACGCGCCCCCGGCCGGGACGCCGACGCCCGCGCCCGTCCACGTCAACTTCCACGGCGGCGGCTACGTCATCTCGGCGCCGGAGATCGACGACGCGCTGTGCCGGTTCCTCGCCGCCGAGGCGGGGGTGGTCGTCGTCAACGTGAAGTACGTCGTCGCCCCGCAGCACCCGTTCCCGGCCCCGCCGACGCAGGCCTTCGAGGTCGTGCGCTGGGTCGCCGAGCACGGCGCGGAGCACGGCTGGGACGGCGACAGGCTCACCGTGGGCGGACAGAGCGCGGGCGGCGGGCTGACCGCCGCCGTGGCCCGCCAGGCCCTGGAGCAGGGCGGCCCGTCGATCGCCCTCCAGGTGCTGCACTATCCGCCGCTGGACCTCTCGACCAGTGCCAAGGACAAGAAGGCGGCCGTCGCCAAGCCCATGCTGCGGCCCTGGATGGGCGACATGTTCGACACGTCGTACGTCCCGGACAAGAGCGAGCGCGCCCACCCGCTCGTGTCGCCCGCCGGCGCCGCCGACACCACCGATCTGACGGGCATCGCCCCGGCACTGGTGATCACGGCCGAGTACGACCTGCTCCGCAACGAGGCGACGCGCTACGCCGAGCGGCTGGCCGCGGTCGGCGCCCTCGTCGAGCACCACGACGTCGTCGGAGCCGACCACGGCTACGACACCAAGGACGACGAACGGGCCCGTGTCACCTACGCCCTGATCGCCCGTCACATCAGGAAGGCGACGGCCGACGCCGGGGCGCCCGACGCCCCGTGA
- a CDS encoding heme-binding protein, whose amino-acid sequence MSNISLDAAEEIIAAAHQRAQAVGKAVSVAVVDSGGFVVAIRRPDGARPLTPDIARAKAYTAAVMQRPGKMLKKWQESQPVFFAQLSQLPGAAWPIMATEGSVTIKRDGEIIGGLGIAGGTAEEDQAIADEVLASLGYELEFAAWGVAGGPAGPGKDV is encoded by the coding sequence ATGAGCAACATCAGCCTCGACGCGGCCGAGGAGATCATCGCCGCCGCCCACCAGCGCGCCCAGGCGGTCGGCAAGGCGGTGAGCGTGGCCGTGGTGGACTCCGGCGGCTTCGTCGTCGCGATCCGCCGCCCGGACGGGGCCCGCCCCCTCACCCCGGACATCGCCCGCGCCAAGGCCTACACCGCGGCCGTCATGCAGCGGCCCGGCAAGATGCTGAAGAAGTGGCAGGAGAGCCAGCCCGTCTTCTTCGCCCAGCTCTCCCAACTCCCCGGCGCCGCTTGGCCGATCATGGCCACCGAGGGCAGCGTCACCATCAAGAGGGACGGCGAGATCATCGGCGGTCTCGGCATCGCCGGCGGCACCGCCGAGGAGGACCAGGCAATCGCCGACGAGGTCCTCGCCTCCCTCGGCTACGAGCTGGAGTTCGCCGCCTGGGGCGTCGCCGGCGGGCCGGCCGGGCCCGGAAAGGACGTGTGA
- a CDS encoding Ldh family oxidoreductase, giving the protein MSDTPTPKPGKVLVPAADLRTFSAALLEKGGLSAEHARTTADVFVWAALRGVDSHGIARVPAYLDLLDKGVANADAHLTVESTTPAAAVLDADRAPGPVALSAAADEAVTRARTTGVAAVGVRRTVHTGAIGYYVSRIAEQGLVGIGFVAGMPNMGYTGVKGAAVATSPLAIAVPTAATSAHAPLLLDMATATIALGKIRQAKAGGAPLPEGAAATADGTPTTDPELAVMPMPLGGAKGSGMSLAFEVLTSVLVGAPIFAAFHSDDPAGRGHRQNALLIAVDPAAFGGVDAFAEAVDATLDTLKGLPAADDAEGVFYPGERSAAVAVGRGEKGVPVAPKVWRELTERAEKLGVALPEAAG; this is encoded by the coding sequence ATGTCCGACACACCCACCCCCAAGCCGGGCAAGGTGCTCGTCCCCGCAGCCGACCTGCGCACCTTCTCCGCGGCCCTCCTCGAGAAGGGCGGCCTCAGCGCCGAGCACGCCCGCACCACCGCCGACGTGTTCGTCTGGGCGGCGCTGCGCGGCGTCGACTCGCACGGCATCGCCCGGGTCCCCGCCTACCTGGACCTGCTGGACAAGGGCGTCGCCAACGCCGACGCCCACCTCACCGTCGAGTCCACCACCCCGGCCGCCGCCGTCCTGGACGCCGACCGCGCCCCCGGCCCGGTGGCCCTCAGCGCCGCCGCCGACGAGGCGGTGACCCGGGCCAGGACGACCGGCGTCGCCGCGGTGGGCGTGCGCCGCACGGTGCACACCGGCGCCATCGGCTACTACGTGTCGCGGATCGCCGAACAGGGCCTGGTCGGCATCGGCTTCGTCGCCGGAATGCCCAACATGGGCTACACGGGCGTCAAGGGCGCGGCCGTCGCCACCAGCCCGCTCGCCATCGCCGTACCGACCGCAGCCACCTCCGCTCACGCCCCGCTGCTGCTCGACATGGCCACCGCCACCATCGCCCTCGGCAAGATCCGCCAGGCGAAGGCCGGCGGCGCCCCGCTGCCCGAGGGCGCGGCGGCCACCGCGGACGGCACCCCGACCACCGACCCGGAACTGGCGGTCATGCCAATGCCGTTGGGCGGGGCCAAGGGCTCCGGCATGTCCCTCGCCTTCGAGGTGCTGACCAGCGTGCTCGTCGGCGCGCCGATCTTCGCCGCGTTCCACTCGGACGACCCGGCGGGCCGGGGGCACCGGCAGAACGCGCTGCTCATCGCCGTCGACCCGGCCGCCTTCGGGGGCGTGGACGCCTTCGCCGAGGCCGTCGACGCCACGCTGGACACGCTCAAGGGCCTGCCCGCGGCGGACGACGCGGAGGGCGTCTTCTACCCCGGCGAGCGCAGCGCGGCGGTGGCCGTCGGCCGGGGGGAGAAGGGCGTTCCGGTGGCGCCGAAGGTGTGGCGCGAGCTGACCGAGCGCGCCGAGAAGCTGGGCGTCGCCCTGCCGGAAGCCGCTGGATAG